Proteins encoded together in one Lathyrus oleraceus cultivar Zhongwan6 chromosome 5, CAAS_Psat_ZW6_1.0, whole genome shotgun sequence window:
- the LOC127084214 gene encoding probable mitochondrial adenine nucleotide transporter BTL3 isoform X1, whose translation MALLETQIYNQQQHHSHSLPIFFNPSSEFVSGGLFLEPSIPDSFVRFISLRLPAVASSEPILHRRQRKRVPAVRCFLSVSLPSSTALPVDPKPYVLQNGEHVSDKETTAADGAVSPKKVRTRERGAINNTTKHLWSGAISAMVSRTCVAPLERLKLEYMVRGEKRNIFEVIKSIATSQGLRGFWKGNLLNILRTAPFKAVNFSAYDTYRKQLLKFSGNEETTNFERFIAGAAAGVTATIICLPLDTIRTKIVAPGGETLGGVIGAFQYMIQTEGIFSLYKGLVPSLISMAPSSAVFYGVYDMLKSSYLHSPEGMQRIQNLHKQGQELSAFDQLELGPVRTLLYGAIAGACAEAATYPFEVVRRQLQLQVQSTKLSSLATFVKIVEQGGVSALYAGLVPSLLQVLPSASISYFVYEFMKIVLKVE comes from the exons ATGGCACTGCTAGAAACCCAAATTTACAACCAACAACAACACCATTCGCATTCTCTTCCCATTTTCTTCAACCCCAGTTCCGAATTTGTTAGCGGCGGTTTGTTTCTCGAACCCTCAATTCCCGATTCCTTCGTTCGTTTTATTTCTTTAAGGCTTCCAGCAGTTGCTTCTTCTGAACCAATTCTTCACCGGCGGCAACGGAAAAGGGTTCCGGCGGTTCGCTGTTTTTTGTCGGTTAGCTTGCCGAGTAGTACTGCTCTTCCTGTCGATCCCAAACCGTATGTGTTGCAAAATGGTGAACACGTCTCCGATAAGGAGACAACCGCCGCTGACGGTGCTGTTTCGCCTAAAAAGGTTAGGACAAGAGAACGCGGTGCTATCAATAATACTACTAAGCATCTATGGTCTGGTGCTATATCTGCCATGGTTTCTAG AACCTGTGTTGCTCCACTTGAAAGACTTAAGCTGGAATATATGGTTCGTGGTGAGAAGAGGAATATCTTTGAGGTTATTAAATCAATTGCTACTTCTCAAGGGTTGAGAGGTTTTTGGAAGGGGAACCTTCTTAATATTCTGCGAACGGCTCCGTTCAAAGCTGTTAATTTTAGTGCGTATGATACTTATCGAAAACAACTACTTAAATTCTCTGGAAATGAAGAAACTACCAATTTTGAGAGGTTTATTGCTGGTGCGGCTGCTGGGGTCACTGCTACTATTATTTGCCTGCCACTTGACACT ATTCGGACCAAGATAGTGGCACCTGGCGGAGAAACTTTGGGTGGTGTAATTGGTGCTTTCCAATACATGATTCAAACTGAAGGCATCTTTTCTCTATACAAGGGTTTAGTACCATCACTTATAAGCATGGCTCCATCAAGTGCTGTTTTTTATGGTGTATACGATATGCTAAAATCATCTTATTTGCATTCACCCGAAGGAATGCAAAGAATCCAGAATTTGCATAAACAGGGTCAGGAACTGAGTGCCTTTGATCAGCTTGAGTTGGGGCCAGTAAGGACATTGTTGTATGGGGCTATTGCCGGTGCATGTGCAGAAGCTGCTACATATCCATTCGAAGTTGTGAGAAGGCAGCTTCAATTGCAAGTCCAGTCTACTAAATTAAGTTCTTTAGCAACATTTGTCAAAATAGTAGAACAAGGAGGCGTTTCAGCCCTCTATGCCGGACTTGTTCCCAGCTTATTACAG GTACTTCCTTCAGCATCAATTAGTTACTTTGTGTATGAGTTCATGAAGATTGTTCTCAAAGTAGAGTGA
- the LOC127084214 gene encoding probable mitochondrial adenine nucleotide transporter BTL3 isoform X2 has protein sequence MLVLHRKLTCVAPLERLKLEYMVRGEKRNIFEVIKSIATSQGLRGFWKGNLLNILRTAPFKAVNFSAYDTYRKQLLKFSGNEETTNFERFIAGAAAGVTATIICLPLDTIRTKIVAPGGETLGGVIGAFQYMIQTEGIFSLYKGLVPSLISMAPSSAVFYGVYDMLKSSYLHSPEGMQRIQNLHKQGQELSAFDQLELGPVRTLLYGAIAGACAEAATYPFEVVRRQLQLQVQSTKLSSLATFVKIVEQGGVSALYAGLVPSLLQVLPSASISYFVYEFMKIVLKVE, from the exons ATGTTAGTATTGCATCGAAAATT AACCTGTGTTGCTCCACTTGAAAGACTTAAGCTGGAATATATGGTTCGTGGTGAGAAGAGGAATATCTTTGAGGTTATTAAATCAATTGCTACTTCTCAAGGGTTGAGAGGTTTTTGGAAGGGGAACCTTCTTAATATTCTGCGAACGGCTCCGTTCAAAGCTGTTAATTTTAGTGCGTATGATACTTATCGAAAACAACTACTTAAATTCTCTGGAAATGAAGAAACTACCAATTTTGAGAGGTTTATTGCTGGTGCGGCTGCTGGGGTCACTGCTACTATTATTTGCCTGCCACTTGACACT ATTCGGACCAAGATAGTGGCACCTGGCGGAGAAACTTTGGGTGGTGTAATTGGTGCTTTCCAATACATGATTCAAACTGAAGGCATCTTTTCTCTATACAAGGGTTTAGTACCATCACTTATAAGCATGGCTCCATCAAGTGCTGTTTTTTATGGTGTATACGATATGCTAAAATCATCTTATTTGCATTCACCCGAAGGAATGCAAAGAATCCAGAATTTGCATAAACAGGGTCAGGAACTGAGTGCCTTTGATCAGCTTGAGTTGGGGCCAGTAAGGACATTGTTGTATGGGGCTATTGCCGGTGCATGTGCAGAAGCTGCTACATATCCATTCGAAGTTGTGAGAAGGCAGCTTCAATTGCAAGTCCAGTCTACTAAATTAAGTTCTTTAGCAACATTTGTCAAAATAGTAGAACAAGGAGGCGTTTCAGCCCTCTATGCCGGACTTGTTCCCAGCTTATTACAG GTACTTCCTTCAGCATCAATTAGTTACTTTGTGTATGAGTTCATGAAGATTGTTCTCAAAGTAGAGTGA
- the LOC127084215 gene encoding signal peptidase complex-like protein DTM1, whose protein sequence is MANDAALRACLLWLAVIILAVGVFTHSFKKMMVTYVLGLVGISCLLLPDWDYFNRDISRWPYPVTVEERTEAAFTHGSGFSRFTKSPLRVITYSLIYGYAIYKWWEYVCG, encoded by the exons ATGGCAAATGATGCAGCTCTAAGAGCCTGTTTACTTTGGCTAGCAGTAATTATACTGGCAGTTGGTGTATTCACACACTCATTCAAGAAGATGATGGTTACCTATGTGTTGGGTCTTGTTGGTATTTCTTGTCTTCTTTTACCTGATTGGGATTATTTTAACCGTGATATTTCACGTTGGCCTTATCCTGTTACTGTTGAGGAAAGAACAGAAGCTGCGTTTACTCATGGATCTGGATTTTCAAG GTTTACTAAGTCTCCTCTGAGGGTGATTACTTACAGCTTAATTTATGGATATGCTATTTACAAATGGTGGGAGTATGTATGTGGCTAA